Proteins from one Carassius auratus strain Wakin linkage group LG28B, ASM336829v1, whole genome shotgun sequence genomic window:
- the qtrt1 gene encoding queuine tRNA-ribosyltransferase catalytic subunit 1 yields the protein MNDSQVNQTSLFKMAAPVPSSTHECEDSMASMKAVSSAAPLALRIVAECPVSKARACTLTLPHCAVLTPVFMPVGTQGTLKGITVDQLEDLDCQICLGNTYHLGMRPGPELIEKANGLHGFMKWNRNLLTDSGGFQMVSLVELSEVTEEGVKFRSPYDGKEILLTPEQSIAIQNSLGSDIMMQLDDVVSSTVKGPRVEEAMHRSVRWLDRCIAANKNPDRQNLFAIIQGGLDAKLRKACLDEMTKRDVPGFAIGGLSGGEEKDDFWKMVTLSTDHLPREKPRYLMGVGYALDLVVCVALGCDMFDCVFPTRTARFGSALVPWGSLQLKQKQYAKDFQPIDPDCQCPTCRRHSRAYLHALFKSDTAALHHITIHNISYQLALMRSVRQSIIEQRFPEFVKAFMKRMFASVEQYPSWAVEALQSVNIDVS from the exons ATGAACGACTCCCAAGTGAATCAGACTTCTTTATTCAAAATGGCTGCGCCCGTACCCAGCAGCACACATGAGTGTGAAGACAGTATGGCATCAATGAAGGCTGTGTCTTCTGCTGCTCCTCTCGCTCTTCGTATCGTGGCGGAATGTCCCGTGAGTAAGGCGAGAGCCTGCACTCTTACTCTCCCGCACTGTGCTGTCCTCACCCCGGTGTTCATGCCCGTGGGCACGCAGGGTACCCTGAAAGGCATCACCGTGGACCAGCTGGAGGATCTGGACTGTCAGATATGTCTGGGAAACACTTATCATCTGGGCATGAGACCG GGTCCCGAGTTAATAGAGAAAGCCAATGGACTGCATGGATTCATGAAGTGGAATAGAAATCTCTTAACG GACAGTGGCGGGTTTCAGATGGTGTCTCTAGTGGAGCTGTCGGAGGTGACGGAGGAGGGAGTCAAGTTCCGTTCCCCTTATGATGGAAAGGAAATCCTGCTCACTCCTGAGCAGTCCATCGCCATACAGAACAGCCTGG GTTCAGACATCATGATGCAGCTGGATGACGTGGTGAGCAGTACGGTGAAAGGGCCGCGGGTGGAGGAGGCCATGCACCGCTCTGTGCGCTGGCTGGACCGATGCATCGCAGCCAACAAGAATCCAGATCGACAGAACCTCTTCGCCATTATTCAAGGGGGGCTTGATGCCAAACTGCGCAAGGCCTGTTTAGATG AAATGACCAAGCGTGACGTGCCAGGCTTCGCCATTGGAGGCTTGAGTGGAGGAGAGGAAAAGGATGACTTCTGGAAGATGGTGACTCTGAGCACAGACCACCTCCCCAGAGAAAAGCCCCGCTACCTCATGGGGGTCGG CTATGCACTAGACCTGGTGGTCTGCGTTGCCTTGGGCTGTGATATGTTCGACTGTGTTTTCCCGACTCGAACAGCA AGATTTGGCTCGGCTTTAGTTCCCTGGGGGTCTCTGCAGCTCAAACAGAAGCAGTATGCTAAAGACTTTCAGCCGATTGATCCTGACTGCCAGTGTCCCACCTGCAGGAG ACACAGTCGGGCTTACCTTCACGCGCTGTTCAAGAGCGACACCGCAGCCTTGCATCACATCACCATCCATAACATCTCTTACCAG CTCGCCCTCATGCGGTCAGTGCGTCAGAGCATCATAGAGCAGAGGTTTCCTGAGTTTGTGAAAGCGTTTATGAAGCGGATGTTCGCGTCCGTGGAGCAGTACCCCAGCTGGGCTGTAGAGGCACTACAATCCGTCAACATCGACGTCAGCTGA